A genomic stretch from Bosea sp. F3-2 includes:
- a CDS encoding methyltransferase translates to MATAAWISRLVYTAARLDLVDHLAAAPRSAKDLAGQLGLHAPSLHRFMRCLASLGLLAEQTGQRFAMTALGEALKTGAPGSARATILTTGSPWFAGALDDIVYSLQTGRTAFEKLHGMPIFDYLGRHPDEASLFSETMIGFHGQEPPAVAAAYDFSAFGTVVDVGGATGNLLAAILARHEGPRGILFDRPHVVADAPTLLAAQHVQARVAIEAGDFFETVPAGGDAYVLSHVIHDWSEEQCLTILGHVHKAMQPDGRVLLVEMVLPAGDTPHPGKVLDMVMLVLPGGQERTEEEYRELLAKAGFRLTRVIPTNSDVSIVEAVQGA, encoded by the coding sequence ATGGCGACGGCCGCCTGGATCTCGCGCCTGGTCTACACGGCGGCGAGGCTGGATCTGGTTGATCACTTGGCCGCCGCCCCTCGCAGTGCCAAGGATCTGGCCGGTCAGCTCGGGCTCCATGCGCCCTCGCTCCATCGCTTCATGCGCTGCCTTGCCAGCCTGGGCCTGCTCGCCGAGCAGACCGGGCAGCGCTTCGCCATGACGGCGCTGGGAGAGGCGCTGAAAACGGGCGCGCCCGGCTCGGCGCGGGCCACCATCCTCACCACCGGCAGCCCCTGGTTCGCGGGGGCCCTCGACGACATCGTTTATTCGCTGCAGACCGGCAGGACAGCGTTCGAGAAGCTGCACGGCATGCCGATCTTCGACTATCTGGGCCGGCATCCGGACGAGGCCTCGCTGTTCAGCGAGACGATGATCGGCTTCCACGGCCAGGAGCCGCCTGCTGTCGCGGCGGCTTATGACTTTTCGGCCTTCGGAACCGTTGTCGACGTCGGAGGCGCCACCGGCAACCTGCTCGCGGCGATCCTGGCGCGGCACGAGGGGCCGCGCGGCATCCTGTTTGACCGTCCCCACGTGGTGGCGGACGCGCCGACCCTGCTGGCGGCACAGCACGTGCAGGCGCGCGTGGCGATCGAGGCCGGCGACTTCTTCGAGACGGTTCCCGCCGGCGGCGATGCGTATGTGCTGTCCCATGTCATCCACGACTGGAGCGAGGAGCAGTGCCTCACCATCCTCGGCCATGTCCACAAGGCCATGCAGCCCGATGGGCGCGTTCTGCTGGTGGAGATGGTGCTGCCCGCCGGCGACACGCCCCATCCCGGCAAGGTGCTCGACATGGTGATGCTGGTGCTGCCCGGCGGCCAGGAGCGGACGGAGGAGGAATACCGTGAGCTCCTTGCCAAGGCCGGCTTCCGCCTGACGCGGGTGATCCCCACCAACTCCGACGTGAGCATCGTCGAAGCGGTGCAGGGGGCGTAA
- a CDS encoding AraC family transcriptional regulator — protein MAGVAPQRYLTQLRVEEAQSLLTKGNLPLSDIALICGFGDQSHFTRVFGQMTGESPGAWRRARTSQRSEECAPTPATSPERFPAAPVTMTTGGRSQTP, from the coding sequence ATCGCCGGTGTCGCACCGCAGCGCTACCTCACACAACTTCGCGTTGAGGAAGCGCAGTCACTCCTGACGAAAGGAAATTTGCCCCTCTCGGATATCGCCCTCATTTGCGGTTTTGGCGATCAGAGCCACTTCACACGCGTCTTCGGGCAAATGACCGGTGAAAGCCCCGGCGCCTGGAGACGGGCGAGGACCTCGCAACGCTCCGAAGAATGCGCGCCTACGCCAGCAACCTCTCCTGAAAGATTTCCTGCGGCTCCAGTGACCATGACGACTGGCGGCCGTAGCCAAACACCGTGA
- a CDS encoding helix-turn-helix domain-containing protein, whose translation MFLEFEDRVSSSPYVERIWRSRSRSGGSFLSMAEGNIELVVTRLPGFLAVLLRGPVSRGTLVECPPNGEWLAIRFRLGTYLPWMPTAALIDHQDLQLPVLPDGRFWLSDRAWEIPDFDNAEAFVARLASLGVIARSHATDAAIVGDVDWMSQRSVQRHFRRVTGMTFSSYQQIERARHAAALLASGQSVLGTAFEAGYYDQAHLTRAVRHLIGMTPARLLREKPQLSFSYKTAAA comes from the coding sequence GTGTTTCTGGAATTCGAGGACCGCGTTTCAAGTTCGCCCTATGTCGAGCGCATCTGGCGCAGCCGCAGCCGCAGCGGCGGCTCGTTTCTGTCCATGGCCGAGGGCAATATCGAGCTGGTCGTGACCCGGCTGCCCGGTTTCCTCGCCGTCCTGCTGCGCGGGCCGGTTTCCCGCGGCACGCTCGTCGAATGCCCGCCGAATGGCGAATGGCTCGCCATCCGTTTTCGCCTGGGGACCTATTTGCCCTGGATGCCGACGGCGGCCCTGATCGACCATCAGGACCTCCAGCTGCCAGTGCTTCCCGACGGCCGCTTCTGGCTTTCGGACCGAGCCTGGGAGATTCCCGACTTCGACAACGCCGAGGCTTTCGTGGCGCGGCTGGCAAGCCTCGGCGTCATCGCACGCAGTCATGCGACCGACGCGGCCATCGTCGGCGATGTCGACTGGATGAGTCAACGCTCGGTCCAGCGCCATTTTCGCCGGGTCACCGGCATGACCTTCAGCTCCTATCAGCAGATCGAGCGGGCGCGCCATGCCGCCGCCTTGCTGGCGAGCGGACAGTCGGTGCTCGGCACCGCCTTCGAGGCGGGGTATTACGATCAGGCTCACCTCACCCGCGCCGTCCGGCATTTGATCGGAATGACGCCGGCCCGGCTGTTGCGCGAGAAGCCGCAATTGTCGTTTTCGTACAAAACAGCCGCCGCCTGA
- a CDS encoding IS6 family transposase yields MSRPPVSYKRHRFPPAIIAHAVWLYFRFPLSLRLVEEMLLERGIAVSYETVRRWAVKFGRAYARGLKRRRPDQRSIWHLDEVVVTIAGKKHWLWRAVDQDGYVLDDILQTRRDTRAAKRLLKRLLKKQRCPPQRMITDKLGSYAAARREIMSTTEHRAHKGLNNRAENSHLPLRKRERVMQGFRSPGGLQRFVSIFSAARNLFVPSRSSRSALATHLHRLSAMVRWNAVAGVAA; encoded by the coding sequence ATGAGCCGTCCGCCTGTCAGCTATAAGCGCCATCGTTTCCCGCCTGCGATCATCGCCCATGCGGTTTGGCTCTATTTCCGGTTCCCCTTGAGCCTGCGCCTGGTCGAGGAGATGCTCCTGGAGCGTGGCATCGCCGTCTCCTATGAAACGGTGCGGCGCTGGGCCGTGAAATTCGGGCGCGCCTATGCCCGCGGGCTCAAGCGCAGGCGGCCGGACCAGCGCAGCATCTGGCATCTCGACGAGGTTGTCGTCACTATCGCCGGCAAGAAGCACTGGCTCTGGCGGGCGGTTGACCAGGATGGCTACGTCCTTGACGATATCCTCCAGACCCGTCGCGATACCAGGGCGGCGAAGCGTCTGCTGAAACGGCTTCTCAAGAAGCAGCGCTGCCCGCCCCAGCGCATGATCACAGACAAGCTCGGCTCCTATGCTGCCGCCCGTCGCGAGATCATGTCGACGACCGAACATCGTGCTCACAAAGGGCTCAACAATCGCGCGGAAAACTCACACCTGCCATTGCGAAAACGGGAACGGGTGATGCAGGGCTTTCGATCTCCAGGCGGCCTGCAGCGTTTCGTCTCGATCTTCTCCGCGGCCCGTAACCTCTTCGTCCCGTCCCGCTCAAGCCGTTCAGCTCTGGCAACCCACCTCCACCGTCTCAGCGCCATGGTCCGCTGGAACGCCGTAGCCGGCGTCGCCGCCTGA
- a CDS encoding DoxX family protein: MSGLVITFMLFDAGLKLVPLNVVIETTAALGYPPSAGLARGLGFVALTCTALYAFPRTAVLGAILLTAYMGGTVATHLRVGSPIFTHMLFGVYLAVLAWGGLYLRDAEIRALLPLKLPSAEV; encoded by the coding sequence ATGAGCGGCCTCGTCATCACCTTCATGCTGTTCGATGCCGGGCTGAAGCTCGTCCCCCTGAACGTCGTGATCGAGACGACAGCCGCGCTGGGCTATCCGCCATCAGCCGGGTTGGCGCGGGGGCTCGGCTTCGTGGCGCTGACCTGCACGGCGCTCTACGCCTTCCCACGAACCGCCGTCCTCGGCGCGATCCTTCTCACCGCCTATATGGGTGGCACCGTCGCCACACATCTACGGGTTGGCAGTCCGATCTTCACCCACATGCTGTTTGGCGTTTATCTCGCCGTTCTTGCATGGGGTGGCCTCTATCTACGCGACGCCGAGATCAGGGCATTGTTGCCGCTGAAGTTGCCATCGGCGGAAGTCTGA
- a CDS encoding SDR family NAD(P)-dependent oxidoreductase: MAKEFTGKRVIVMGGSRGIGRSIALRFAAGGASVSICARSAGPLEATRREIETHGVTAHAASVDLANADAIEAYVPEAVGALGGLDVLVNNASGFGHSDDEEGWAASLNVDMMAVVRGSHAAIPHMKPGSSIVNVSSISALRASSRSAPYGAIKAAVMHYTASQAKMLSRKGIRVNCVAPGSIEFPGGSWEDRKTSNPELYQATLANIPFGRMGKPEEVAEVVLFLASDKASWVTAQTIVVDGGQLVGP; the protein is encoded by the coding sequence ATGGCCAAGGAATTCACCGGCAAGCGAGTGATCGTGATGGGTGGCAGCCGTGGCATCGGGCGCTCCATCGCGCTCAGGTTTGCGGCGGGCGGCGCCTCCGTTTCAATCTGCGCTCGAAGCGCCGGGCCGCTTGAAGCGACGCGCCGGGAGATCGAGACGCACGGCGTCACGGCTCACGCGGCTAGCGTCGACCTCGCCAATGCGGACGCGATCGAGGCCTACGTGCCCGAGGCGGTAGGGGCTCTCGGAGGGCTGGACGTCCTCGTCAACAACGCCTCTGGTTTCGGCCATTCCGATGACGAGGAAGGGTGGGCGGCCTCGCTCAATGTCGACATGATGGCGGTCGTCCGCGGCAGCCACGCGGCGATCCCCCATATGAAGCCCGGATCGTCGATCGTGAACGTCTCGTCGATCTCGGCCCTGCGGGCCTCGTCGCGCTCGGCACCCTACGGCGCCATCAAGGCGGCTGTGATGCACTATACGGCGAGCCAAGCGAAGATGCTGTCGCGGAAGGGCATCCGGGTGAACTGCGTCGCACCCGGCTCGATCGAGTTCCCGGGCGGCTCGTGGGAGGATCGGAAGACGTCAAACCCCGAACTCTATCAGGCAACGCTGGCGAACATCCCCTTCGGCCGGATGGGCAAGCCCGAGGAGGTCGCCGAGGTCGTGCTCTTCCTCGCTTCTGACAAGGCCAGCTGGGTCACCGCTCAGACCATCGTCGTCGACGGCGGGCAACTCGTCGGGCCCTGA
- a CDS encoding selenium-binding protein SBP56-related protein — protein sequence MNIRPDPTFHASPKLAMEAPAENFAYTLLISPDFSKPDALAVVDVKRGSPTYAQVVHTVTMPNRGDEFHHFGWNACSSSLSPLTGHAFLERRYLIIPGIRSSRIYVIDTKPDPTKARIHKIIEPEEMFKKTGYSRPHTIHCGPEGIYVSTLGGGGKQGIDGPPGVFIMDCQTFDILGRWEIDRGLQDKHYDFWWNLPRDYMVSSEWAVPPQFENGIVPEELLANKYGHRIHFWDLRQRCNVQTIDLGANHQMALEVRPAHDPSREYGFLGVVVDTTNLEGSIWTWWREGGKFHIEKSATIPAEPAEKDDLPPLLQGFGAVPPLVTDIDLSMDDRFLYVSCWGTGEMRQYDVSEPKMPKLTGSVHIGGIARRTPHPNGKAYAGGPQMVEISRDGKRVYWTNSLYSTWDNQFYPDGVPAAEVMAIATLGGGLELAQDYWVSFPDGYRAHQIRLEGGDCSTDSFCYPSA from the coding sequence ATGAATATTCGGCCTGATCCGACATTTCATGCATCGCCGAAGCTCGCGATGGAAGCGCCGGCCGAGAATTTTGCCTACACCCTGTTGATTAGTCCCGACTTCTCGAAACCTGACGCCCTTGCCGTCGTTGACGTCAAACGCGGCTCGCCAACCTACGCGCAGGTCGTTCATACCGTGACCATGCCGAACAGGGGCGATGAGTTTCATCACTTCGGTTGGAACGCCTGCTCGTCATCGCTTTCGCCGTTGACCGGTCACGCATTCCTTGAGCGGCGCTATCTGATCATTCCGGGAATTCGCTCCTCACGCATCTACGTGATCGACACGAAACCAGATCCGACGAAGGCCAGGATTCACAAGATCATCGAGCCCGAGGAGATGTTCAAAAAGACAGGATATTCGCGCCCCCACACGATCCATTGCGGACCGGAGGGCATCTATGTCAGCACACTTGGCGGCGGTGGTAAGCAGGGCATCGACGGCCCTCCTGGTGTCTTTATCATGGACTGCCAAACCTTCGACATTCTGGGCCGCTGGGAGATCGATCGCGGTCTGCAAGACAAGCACTACGACTTCTGGTGGAATCTGCCGCGTGACTACATGGTGTCGAGCGAGTGGGCGGTCCCCCCGCAGTTCGAGAACGGCATCGTTCCCGAAGAGCTTCTCGCCAACAAATATGGCCATCGCATCCATTTCTGGGATTTGCGGCAGCGTTGCAACGTGCAGACGATCGACCTTGGCGCGAACCACCAAATGGCACTGGAGGTTCGCCCGGCCCACGATCCAAGTCGCGAATACGGCTTCCTCGGAGTCGTCGTGGATACCACCAACCTCGAGGGTTCCATTTGGACGTGGTGGCGCGAGGGCGGCAAGTTCCACATCGAGAAGTCGGCGACCATTCCGGCTGAGCCTGCGGAGAAGGACGATTTGCCCCCGCTTCTGCAGGGCTTCGGGGCCGTGCCGCCATTGGTCACCGATATCGATCTATCGATGGACGACCGGTTTCTTTACGTCTCCTGCTGGGGCACGGGTGAGATGCGTCAGTACGACGTGTCGGAGCCGAAAATGCCGAAGTTGACGGGCTCTGTGCATATCGGCGGCATTGCTCGGCGCACGCCGCATCCAAACGGCAAGGCCTATGCCGGTGGGCCGCAGATGGTCGAGATCAGCCGAGATGGCAAGCGGGTCTATTGGACCAATTCGCTTTACTCGACCTGGGACAACCAGTTCTATCCTGATGGGGTGCCAGCAGCGGAGGTGATGGCTATTGCTACCCTGGGTGGTGGCCTCGAACTCGCCCAGGACTACTGGGTGAGCTTCCCTGACGGCTATCGGGCACACCAGATCCGGCTTGAGGGGGGCGACTGCTCGACTGACTCGTTCTGCTATCCGTCGGCCTGA
- a CDS encoding IS110 family transposase — protein sequence MDQAVTIGLDIAKSVFQVHGVDRSGTVVVRRQVRRAQLLPFFAKLPACLIGIEACATAHHWARELIKLGHQVRLMPPSYVKPYVKRQKNDAADAEAICEAVTRPTMRFVEVKSVDQQGILVLHRVRLMLMRQRVQLSNAIRGHMAEFGLAAPIGREGLGALIRLIADKDERVPAEAQMCLGRLAAQLALINDQILETDRRIRTNARATEIGRRLMGVPGVGPLLASALVATIPDPKAFRSGRNWAAWIGLVPRQNSSGGKERLGGITKQGDRYLRQLLVVGALAVVRYAQRNGTRRPWLVQLLARRTTKIATVALANKTARMVWAIMTTGEAYREPVSRAA from the coding sequence ATGGATCAGGCAGTCACGATCGGGTTGGACATTGCGAAGTCGGTCTTTCAGGTTCACGGTGTCGACCGGAGCGGCACAGTCGTGGTCCGGCGGCAGGTTCGGCGAGCGCAACTCCTTCCGTTCTTCGCCAAGCTGCCGGCTTGCCTGATCGGGATCGAGGCGTGTGCCACGGCGCATCATTGGGCGCGCGAGCTGATCAAGCTCGGCCACCAGGTCCGGCTGATGCCGCCGAGCTATGTGAAGCCGTATGTCAAGCGGCAGAAGAATGATGCGGCCGATGCGGAAGCGATCTGCGAAGCCGTGACCCGCCCGACCATGCGCTTCGTCGAGGTGAAGAGCGTCGATCAGCAGGGCATCCTGGTGCTGCATCGTGTTCGGCTCATGCTCATGCGCCAGCGCGTCCAGCTGTCGAACGCGATCCGAGGCCACATGGCGGAGTTTGGGCTGGCGGCGCCGATCGGGAGGGAAGGTCTGGGGGCTCTCATCAGGCTCATCGCCGACAAAGACGAGCGTGTGCCCGCCGAGGCGCAGATGTGTCTTGGAAGGCTGGCTGCTCAACTCGCGCTGATCAACGATCAGATCTTGGAAACGGATCGCCGGATCAGAACTAACGCCCGCGCGACCGAGATCGGCCGCAGGCTGATGGGTGTGCCGGGCGTCGGTCCTCTCCTGGCGAGCGCTCTCGTAGCCACCATACCGGATCCCAAAGCGTTTCGGTCAGGCCGAAACTGGGCGGCATGGATCGGCCTCGTGCCTCGGCAGAACTCAAGCGGCGGGAAGGAGCGCCTGGGCGGCATCACCAAACAGGGCGACCGTTACCTGCGCCAGTTGCTGGTTGTCGGGGCTCTGGCTGTCGTGCGCTACGCGCAGCGGAACGGAACGCGGCGGCCATGGCTGGTCCAACTGTTGGCCCGGCGAACGACAAAGATCGCGACCGTCGCCTTGGCCAACAAAACGGCCCGGATGGTCTGGGCGATCATGACCACCGGTGAGGCCTATCGCGAGCCGGTCTCGCGGGCCGCATAG
- a CDS encoding DUF4287 domain-containing protein — protein MSFQAYLDNIAAKTGKTPDQFRQWGRDKGFSTGTGLAPGAKAGAVVAALKDEFGLGHGHAMAIVALLKGAKREGES, from the coding sequence GTGAGTTTTCAGGCTTATCTCGACAATATCGCAGCCAAGACGGGCAAGACTCCGGACCAGTTCCGCCAATGGGGACGGGACAAGGGCTTTTCAACCGGGACAGGGCTGGCTCCCGGCGCGAAGGCGGGCGCCGTCGTTGCCGCGCTCAAGGACGAGTTCGGCCTTGGTCATGGCCATGCCATGGCGATCGTCGCGCTACTGAAGGGTGCGAAGCGGGAAGGCGAGTCGTGA